The DNA segment AAGCCTCTGAAGCGGTAAGACTTGTTGGAGCAACGTCGATTCTTGTGGGTATTCGCCCTGAGATCGCACAAACCATTGTTAATCTAGGCATTGACCTAACGAAATTCCCAACAAAGAGTACGCTACAAAAGGGAATGCAAAAAGCGCTTGAAATGTGTAATCAAAATAAGATTGAGTTGTAAGCTGGAGGTATAGGGGTTATGAGAATTCCAATTTTAAAACTTGGAGAATATTTACTAATTAGTATACAAACTGAATTAGATGACCAAACGGCTCTTCAATTTCAAGAAGACCTTCTCAATAAAATTCATCAAGAAGGGTCATCAGGCGTAGTCATTGACCTTACGTCAGTTGATATGATCGACTCATTTATTGCGAAAGTTTTAGGTGATGTGGTCGATATGTCGAGCCTTATGGGAGCAAAGGTTGTTCTAACGGGGATTAGACCTGCTGTTGCCATTACATTAATTGACATGGGAATCAAACTCGA comes from the Alkalihalobacillus sp. FSL W8-0930 genome and includes:
- a CDS encoding STAS domain-containing protein, with amino-acid sequence MRIPILKLGEYLLISIQTELDDQTALQFQEDLLNKIHQEGSSGVVIDLTSVDMIDSFIAKVLGDVVDMSSLMGAKVVLTGIRPAVAITLIDMGIKLEDVSTALDLEQGLEKLQQELEG